A stretch of DNA from Flavobacteriaceae bacterium MAR_2009_75:
CCTGATTGTCCCAAACATGCATGTCCTGGATGTTGGTGCTATACTTTTCCCAAGTCCACTTGTTTATACCGGTACGTTGCCCTTTCCACAGGTTGGAGGCCGCCGCCCATAGCACGTCTGAATCGTTCGGGTCAACAAAAATGTCACCAAACCTGCCATCCGCAGACATTTCTTGGTTCGATATTTCTGCCCATTGCGATGTTCCATCGTAAACACCTTCGATATCTTCGGTAGCGTAAATGCCCCCAGAATTATTTGCTGTTCTTAGCCCCAAATAGACCCTACTAACATTTACCTCATCTACCGTGATGCCATGCACCTGCCTGTTCGCCATACCATTGATCAACTGCACATCGTTGAAACCCCCTCCAATAACCCTCCAGTCCGATGAAGAGGGTTGCTGGGTGGGGTCGGTAAGTTTTCTTGCAAACAAGGTAAGTTCAGTAGCTGATGGGATTCCAAAATCGTTTCTGGAATCGGCGATTACGATAGGGGGTGAAGTTCTGGCAATCGCAATGGACTGGGAGTTTTTAGATTCTTTGGGCGTGGTTTCCTTGGTCCAGCTGATTCCAAAATCGAAACTTTCCAGTATGCCTTGGTCTGCATTGCCCTGCACGGCATAATTCTCATAAGTGTCAATATCGTAGGTCACCGTATTGGTAAAACCGTTATTGACAAACGTATCCTTATCACCGTTTGTAGCACTTTCAATCCGGGTAGTATATAAAGGCAACCAGCTTTGGGCTACGTTGGGCCAGTTGGGCTGCTGTTCATTATTACTGAGAAAGAAATTATTACCGCCTGCCGCGATTATTCGTTTTGGGCCCCATGTGGTTGGGGTGTAATCGTAGGCACGGCTTATAAAACGCGCTTTTTCCCATCCAGCGTCAAAAGCTGCGGAATTGGTACTTCCGATTTTGAGTTTCTCTTCAAGAATGTTCTGCCAAATTTGGGATTGTAAGGATCCGTTGTTTGCAAAACTCAGGGTTCCTTCACAGAGTCCGACGCGATTTGGCCCCTCTTTGATATTTGAACCTATAATTAGATGCTGGTCCGTTGTTGTCGACCTTGGGTCGACGATAGGATTATACCATTGTACTTTTAAGCCATTCTCAATCGAATTGCCCAGACCTTCCAAGACGGTCCAACCCTGATTGGAGTTGCTAAGGTTGGCCGTTAGAGCAGTAAAAAGTTTCCATTCGGCCCTGTTGCCGAAAGCTTCGCCTTTGGTTTGATAAACAGCATAGATTCTTTCGCCATCCGGAGAAAAACCCATTCCGGAGCAACCTCCACTAAATATGTATTTATTGGTATTGACATTTTCACCATTGAAAAAGTTAAGTGTTTGAATTCCCCCATCCTCGCCCCGAAAAGCTTCCAAGGGGTTTGCTATTCTCGTCCAACTGTTTCCGTTCGTAGTAGATACATACACCCCTGCCGCACTCCCTATATAAATAGCGTCGGTTATAGGGTGAACAAAAACGTTAAAAACATGGTTATAACCTGGTATGGGCTCGTATGTCTTTTTATTGAAGGCCCCTCCGTTGACCGAAACATAAACATAGCGTTCCCCAATCAGCGGTTGAATTGGGTCGATAATGGTTGCTTGTGTTTTCTGCGGGTCTTTGGCATGCCAGCCTGGGGCCAGTACCTTAAGGCTATTGTCGGTACTAAAGGCCATTGTAGAAATGGCATCACCTTTAGTAGGTTCTATTCTGGTCCAGTTGACGCCTAGATCATCAGAGTAATGAGCACCCCATAGTCCACCTTGAAACAATCTGCCATTGGGGCTATTATCCCGTTTAATTCTAAAAGACATACCGTGACTCAGCTCTTTTCCTATAAAATTCCATGTTTGTCCTAGATCATCGGAACGATAACTGCCTTCCTGGTCACTAGAGATGTATACTCTATTTGGGACTATTGGGTCAAAGTAAAGATCTTGGATTTGACCTCCAGCGCCAAAAGCTAAATTGACCCAATTACTATCTTGACCGTATCCATTTAAATAGGTTAATAAAGTCAATACTATAACACCTAAGTAGTTATGAAAATGATAATATTTTTTCATTATTTATGTATTTAATTTAAAATTATTAACTCTTCATTAACAAATATGTATGATTTTGTTTGCCAATTTCCTCTAATTCGTAAATCGAAAGCTATTTTGAGAAAAAAATCTCCTTCTTGCTTTTAAAAATTGAATACACCACAAATGAATAGTTCTTTATCATACTATATGCTAATTTTTAATCGTATCGGGGATGCGTTTTTGAGGATATTGAAACATCGTCTGTTGGGTGTCACTTTTTTGATGTTTTCCATTGTGTTCTCGTTCGGACAATCAAAACAAAGAGAAAATAATCCCATTATCCCCGAATGGTATGCCGATCCAGAGATTTCAGTTTTTGACGATACCTATTGGCTATTTCCAACCTTTTCGGGTATTGTGAAAAAACAGGATTTTATAGATGCCTTTTCCTCGAAGGATTTGGTTACCTGGAAAAAACATGAAAAAATTATTAGTCCTAAAAATGTGCAATGGGTTACAAACGAACTTTGGGCGCCCGCTGCCATCGAAAAAGATGGGGAATATTTTGTTTTTTTTAGTGCCAACGATATCCAGACTCCAGAAAGTCATTGGTGGAATCCACAAAAACACGATAGTACCGAAGTGGGAGGTATTGGAGTTACCGTATCAAAAAATCCAATGGGGCCTTATAAAGACCACATAGGTAAACCTTTAATAGGCAAGGTCATCAATAAAGCGCAACCTATAGATCAATTTGTTTTCAAAGCCGAAGATGGAATATATTATATCATTTACGGAGGATGGGGGAAATGCAATATTGGAAGGCTCAACAATGATTTTACCTCTTTGGTTCCTTTTGAAGATGGTAAATTAATGAAAGACTTGACACCTGAAAACTATGTCGAAGGGCCCGTCATGTTTTTCCGTGAGGGAAGGTATTACCTAATGTGGTCGGAAGGCAGTTGGGGAAAAAACTCCTATAGAGTGGCCTATGGCATTTCGGATACACCGCTTGGTCCTTTTGATAGAATAGCAACCATTCTTAAGTCGGATGACTCTGTGGCAACCTGTGCCGGACATAATTCGGTTTTGCAAATTCCGCGTACCGATGATTGGTATATTGTGTACCACCGTCGACCCATACCCAATGAGCATCGCAATCATAGAGTCGTATGTATTGATAAAATGGAGTTTAATGATGATGGCACCATAAAACCTGTTAAAATGACCTTCAAAGGTGTTGATATGGTTTCGCTGAAAAAATGAGTACTCTTACCAGATTAATTTTGCCCTGTTATTTAATGTAGACATATTTGGTCTTCATTTTTGCCAAGGAACACTAGCTGCCTTCTGTATATGGCGCATCAATGCCTTATTTAAATCACGGTATATTTTAGGATGTTGTTGAATCAAATTATGCTGTTCTTTGGGATCGTTACTTAAGTTATACAGTTCATAGGCTTGTTGGGGTTTATTTTGCAGTAATTTCCAATCTCCCTTGCGTACGGCATAAATAGCGCGACCTCCATAGCCTTGTCCTCCTTCCCTTCGCGAGAAAAAAAGAGAGCGTTCTTGGCTATCGGCTTCTTTGGTATTAAGTAAATCTTGGCTGAACGACTCCCCTTCAATAGTTTCTTTACGACGGATACCAGCAAATTCTAATAGAGTGGGGTACAAATCAATAGTAGTAAGGATATTTTTTATAATACTTTTCGATTCAATCTTTTTAGGCCAACTAATACATGTGGGAACTTTAAGTCCCCCTTCGTACATGCTCTGCTTTCCATCACGAAATAGGCCATTGTTAGCTTTACTGGGCAAATGCTCTCCATTGTCGCTGGTGAATACAATAATTGAGTTATCATAGACCCCATTCTTCTTTAAGGCTTTTACTACCTGCCCGATTCCATCATCCATATGTTAAATAAATGCCTCTAGCGATGCACGCAACGAATCAATTTCTTTTTCTCTCTTTAGTACGTTTTGTAACTTTTCCTTTGGAGGTTGTACTGGGTAGTGAGGAGCGTTTTATGCTAGATAAAGGAAAAATGGGCTTTCATCAGAAGTCTTTTGTTCAATATAATTCGCAGCCCATTGACTGTAGAGATCTGTGGCATGGCCTTCAATATTAATAGTTTCCGTATTTAAACGCATGTAATTGATACCATGACGACGATGTGTTTGATAATCGTCCATCATATCTCCCAACCAAACCTGAAAGTAATCAAAGCCTCGCTCATTTGGAGTATTGGGATATTCTAGGCCCAGATGTCATTTGCCTATCAAGGCCATACTATAACCGTTGGTTTGTAGCTGCTTAGAAACAAGCTTGGCTTTAGGGGCAAGATGGCCCCAACTATTCTCTGGATTAGTACGGATGACCCCTGGCACACCAACATAATCTTGATGACGCCCTGTGAGAAGTGCCGCTCTAGTTGGGGAACAGACCGAACTAGTGGCATAAAAATTATCTAATCGTACACCAGAACTCGCTATTTGGTCAATATTTGGCGTTCGGATGTCGCTTGTGCCATAATAAGAAACATCGTGATATCCTTGGTCGTCAGTAAGAATAATTAAAATATTAGGTCTATCCGCAACAGGAACTTCTTTTTTAAAAGAGAAGATAATCCCAATTAGAAGACTTACCAGAAGAAAATATAATACGCTTGGCAAATTCTTACCCATTGATAACAGATGATTTTAGTATAATAAAATAGGCTAACATTGCTTTTTTTATGACTACTCCAATTTTTATGGTTTGCTTTTGAAGATGTTCGGATATTGTAACGAGGTATAAAAATCCTCCATAACGAGCGTCTTATCAAAATTTTCCCATATCGTTATTTCTCTACTATTTTCAGGGCGTTCTAGCCATTTATTATTTATGAGTATAGGAGCAGGTATAGTTTTTGACTCACCCCAGTTTTTATTTTTTAAAATGGCTGCGGCTACCATATCAAACATAGAGCGTGTAGGTGGGTCTGTATGATATTCAATATGTTTAAAAAGGCTTATGGAGTAATCACCAAAATTGGTAAAGTTGCCACCATGTCTTCCAATAATGCCGTTTTTGGCTATTGGCCCCAAACCCGGCATTCTTTGATTGATTTCCTCTGGACTGACCTTCACCGCGTCGGTGCCAGAAGGCTTGCCATATCTTACAGTAACCATTTCAAACGGAATCTTACTGTTCAATACATAATTCATGGCGATGGTATCATTATTTTGATTGTATTCGCCGGGTTCAGGATAATTAGAGCCTAGCCAAACCACTTTTGTGCGTTGCGCCAAAGTGGAATCTTTCTTCAATGCGAGTGCGATGTTCGTCAACTTCCCTACCGCTAAAATAATCACATCGGTATTACGTGTCTCATCCAAAATAAAATCAACAGCCTTTTGTCCGTCAAAGCTATCGTCCAATCCTTTGCTTAAAATTTCATTCAAATTACCATTCGCGCCTCTTAAAAGTGGAATTGAGTCCTTTAGATTATATAATTGCAAGATTCGCTCGGCCTCTTCGTACTGCTCATCAATGTTTCCCCCAAGTCTTGTGGCATTGACGGTTATACCATTGATATTAAAGGTGTGCCCGTTCGATAGCAGGTATGCCAAAGCATGTTGGTCATCTAGCTCGTTATTGCAATCGGTGTCGAATATCAGATTTACTTTCTGGCTTTTCTCCGTTGTCCTATTGGTTGGTGCTTCAACTATCTTTTTGTCTTTACACCCGAAAAAACTCAATATAAAACATAGCAAGAGATACGTTGAATATTGATAGCGCGTTATTGATTTTGCCATTTCTGCTAATTTTAAATATGTGACCAATATTTTAATCTAGAACTCTTCAATTTTTTCTTTATTTGGGTCAGATTCCTTTCATTTTCGGTTTTTAGTTTTTGAACTTATAAACTAAAAATCCGATTAGTAAAAATACTACGGCAACTATGTCAATTTGCATTACTCTTTCCAACGCTGTATTAACTCCATCCATTAGAAAATACAATACGATAAATGAAAACATACTTATCAATCCTACGGTTACTGATGTAGCGTAGTACTTTTTTGAAATAGCAGCGTATATCATTATTCCGCCTACTATTCCGAACAAAACCGCTCTATGTCTCAACAAAAGCTCAAAGTTTACATTTGGTATTTCAATACCGTATGATTTGGAGATTTTTTCGGGTAAAAACGCTAAAATAGAAGGCAATATGTTTATTCCGCCAGTAGTTAAAAGTGAGATTCGAAATACGGTTTCCGAGACTGTTTGTTTAGCTTGTACCATTTGGCGAAAGGTTACGTATTTTGTTTGTTGATCCAGAAGGGTGCCGTAAAAAGCCAGATTATAGTACCGACTAATATCAGGGTCTTATAGTCTTGTAATTCGAGCAAATTGGCGAATACCAAAAATGACGGAATCAAAGTGAGCGCAAGGCCGATGTAGGATATTATTTTGAGTGCTATTATTTTCATTGATTAGAAGTTAGAATGTTATATTATGGGTTGGTTTTGTACTGTTTCTGTTGCAATATCGCAAAGAGAAGATAACTGATTCCACCAATTATCCAACCGGGAATAGCAACAAAGAAATAAAAATCCGCTTCGGTATAGACATAAATAAAATAACTGGCCGCCACGGCAATGATCCAAGCGGCAAGGACTGAAAAATTAACTTTTATGTTTTTGAGGGAGGCCAGATTCTGGGTAAGACCGATTTTTGGGAAAATAAAAATATCCAAGATTACCACGGCACCTACTGGCGAGGCCAACAAGGCGTACAATCCTAGAAACTGGTCTAATTTACTAATGATAGCAGGAGAACAAGCAAGCACGGTAGCAGTAATGCCTACGATCATGGTAATTTTCCATCTGGGAAACTTTGGCAGCAATGCCTGTACCGCTAATCCCGCTCTGTAAATCGTTGGGTTTGCGGTTGTCCAGCCTGCAACTACCACACATATGGCACCTGCCAGTCCCGCACCCATAAAAGCTATTTCTCCAGGTGTCGGGTTTGAATTTCCTGCTTGTAGTGCCACCGCACATAAAATACCGGAGGCTATCCATGCCATGAAATGACCTATAAACATTCCGAAAGCTGACGCGAGCCCATAGTATGATTTTTTTGCATATCTGTAAATAGACATGTCCGCCAAGCCTATATGCATCGAGCTGTTACATAACCACGCAAAAATAAGTACATGCCAAAAGGTATATTTGGTTTGCCCCTCCGCTGGTATTCCAGTCCATATTTTTTCTTTTCCTATTTCCCAAAAATTATCGAAGGATGTAACCCCTAATTGGGGCAGCATCGCCAATCCTGCCGCTAAAAATACCAAAGGCATCCAAGGTGCAAAAATATTTGCGAATTTGGAGACCCTGTCAAAACCGAAGGTTGCTACAACGGTAATGACAAGACCGATACCTCCTATTGTCAAAATGTATAGAAAGCTGGTAGGGTACAAATCGGTCAATCCTGGTCCGGGAATATTTAACAACAGTGCTATAGCCGAAGCTGAAACGCCTATCATGGCGGATGCGGTTACACAGAAAAGAATCCCGTTTACAATATTGTACAAACTGACAAGACCAACACCACTTATTTTTTCTAATTGGTAGAAAATAGTAAGGCGTGTT
This window harbors:
- a CDS encoding glycosyl hydrolase family 43; protein product: MNSSLSYYMLIFNRIGDAFLRILKHRLLGVTFLMFSIVFSFGQSKQRENNPIIPEWYADPEISVFDDTYWLFPTFSGIVKKQDFIDAFSSKDLVTWKKHEKIISPKNVQWVTNELWAPAAIEKDGEYFVFFSANDIQTPESHWWNPQKHDSTEVGGIGVTVSKNPMGPYKDHIGKPLIGKVINKAQPIDQFVFKAEDGIYYIIYGGWGKCNIGRLNNDFTSLVPFEDGKLMKDLTPENYVEGPVMFFREGRYYLMWSEGSWGKNSYRVAYGISDTPLGPFDRIATILKSDDSVATCAGHNSVLQIPRTDDWYIVYHRRPIPNEHRNHRVVCIDKMEFNDDGTIKPVKMTFKGVDMVSLKK
- a CDS encoding inosine-uridine preferring nucleoside hydrolase; translation: MAKSITRYQYSTYLLLCFILSFFGCKDKKIVEAPTNRTTEKSQKVNLIFDTDCNNELDDQHALAYLLSNGHTFNINGITVNATRLGGNIDEQYEEAERILQLYNLKDSIPLLRGANGNLNEILSKGLDDSFDGQKAVDFILDETRNTDVIILAVGKLTNIALALKKDSTLAQRTKVVWLGSNYPEPGEYNQNNDTIAMNYVLNSKIPFEMVTVRYGKPSGTDAVKVSPEEINQRMPGLGPIAKNGIIGRHGGNFTNFGDYSISLFKHIEYHTDPPTRSMFDMVAAAILKNKNWGESKTIPAPILINNKWLERPENSREITIWENFDKTLVMEDFYTSLQYPNIFKSKP
- a CDS encoding purine-cytosine permease-like protein, translated to MKEGKTSLKEQLKEINEYEREPVPIKAVKGFKSFVGMVAGEHIAGTEFIIGPLFVLHGVGIVDIFLGLFIGNLLATLSWTLICAPAAVKTRLTIFYQLEKISGVGLVSLYNIVNGILFCVTASAMIGVSASAIALLLNIPGPGLTDLYPTSFLYILTIGGIGLVITVVATFGFDRVSKFANIFAPWMPLVFLAAGLAMLPQLGVTSFDNFWEIGKEKIWTGIPAEGQTKYTFWHVLIFAWLCNSSMHIGLADMSIYRYAKKSYYGLASAFGMFIGHFMAWIASGILCAVALQAGNSNPTPGEIAFMGAGLAGAICVVVAGWTTANPTIYRAGLAVQALLPKFPRWKITMIVGITATVLACSPAIISKLDQFLGLYALLASPVGAVVILDIFIFPKIGLTQNLASLKNIKVNFSVLAAWIIAVAASYFIYVYTEADFYFFVAIPGWIIGGISYLLFAILQQKQYKTNP